The following proteins are encoded in a genomic region of Planococcus lenghuensis:
- a CDS encoding ABC transporter permease: MSNKAVNLLVPVLAVILGLLVGAIIMLVSGYNAIDGYAALWEGIFGDLYRVGETVRQITPYILAGLAVAFAFRAGLFNIGVEGQLIVGWFAAAYVGVAVELPKIIHLPLAILAAAAAGAFWGFIPGLLKAKFHVHEVIVTIMLNYIALHVVNALIEVVSGGSERTENIFASASLRSEFLAELTDFSRLHYGIIVALIMVIVMWFILDKTTTGFELKSVGFNQNASQYAGMKVDRNIILAMVISGAFAGIGGAMEALGTFEYVSSKAGFTGIGFDGIAVALLGMNTPLGVVFGATLFGSLQYGALNMPNAAGIPVEIVGIVTAVIIYFVAASYVIRLFIERVGRKKEAK, from the coding sequence ATGTCAAATAAAGCAGTCAATTTGCTCGTCCCTGTCCTGGCAGTAATTTTAGGGCTATTGGTCGGTGCAATTATTATGTTGGTCAGTGGTTATAATGCCATTGACGGTTATGCCGCACTTTGGGAAGGGATTTTTGGAGATTTATATCGGGTGGGTGAAACCGTCCGGCAGATCACGCCATATATCCTGGCTGGACTTGCAGTTGCTTTTGCCTTTCGGGCCGGACTCTTTAACATTGGGGTGGAAGGCCAGCTGATTGTCGGTTGGTTTGCAGCTGCCTATGTCGGTGTGGCTGTCGAATTGCCAAAAATCATTCATTTGCCGCTCGCGATATTGGCAGCGGCAGCTGCCGGTGCTTTCTGGGGTTTCATCCCGGGTCTTCTGAAAGCGAAGTTCCATGTACATGAAGTTATCGTGACGATCATGCTGAACTATATTGCACTCCATGTGGTCAATGCATTGATCGAAGTCGTATCAGGGGGCAGTGAGCGCACAGAAAACATATTTGCGTCAGCTTCACTGCGCTCTGAATTTCTTGCGGAATTGACCGACTTCTCAAGACTTCATTATGGAATAATCGTGGCGCTGATCATGGTTATCGTCATGTGGTTCATCCTGGATAAGACAACGACCGGCTTCGAATTGAAATCAGTCGGATTTAACCAGAATGCCTCCCAGTATGCCGGTATGAAAGTTGACCGGAATATTATTCTTGCGATGGTGATCTCAGGAGCATTCGCCGGAATCGGCGGAGCGATGGAAGCGCTTGGCACCTTTGAATATGTTTCATCAAAAGCCGGATTTACAGGAATCGGCTTTGACGGAATCGCTGTTGCACTCCTGGGCATGAATACGCCGCTTGGGGTTGTATTCGGTGCTACTTTATTCGGATCACTTCAGTACGGAGCACTGAATATGCCGAACGCTGCCGGCATTCCGGTGGAGATTGTTGGAATTGTCACTGCTGTCATCATTTATTTCGTAGCTGCCAGCTACGTCATCCGCCTGTTTATCGAACGGGTAGGCAGAAAAAAGGAGGCGAAGTGA
- a CDS encoding ribonuclease J yields MSKTKNEVIRVIPLGGVGEVGKAMYVIEIDEELFVVDSGLMFPEDEMLGIDIVIPDMTFLEENKDRVKGIFLTHGHEDAIGSIAYLLKKVQAPVYGTKLTLALAKEHIKELGPVKGIKFFEVTNRSRMNFDSTHVTFFHTTHSIPDSLGVVFHTSEGAIVHTGEFKFDQSASGSYQPDIAKMAKVGEDGVFILLSDSTEAERPGYTTSESVIADQLTRTFHSSQGRILVSLFSSNFIRMQQVFDIAAATGRKVAVTGRTLENAFEIGHKLGYLTVGEETLIPLKEIDQHSDDEVVIIVTGNQGEPLEALDKMVHRQHKDVRIKETDTVLITFTPSPGMEVPMYQTMNKLAKAGANVLTSSRKVHVSGHGSQEDLKLMLNMMKPKYFIPIQGEYKMLIAHSRLAQQTGIEKSQIFIAEKGDIVEHRKGKMRMSGRVTAGNVLIDGSGVGDVGNIVLRDRKLLSQDGIFIVVVTLNRKEKKIAAGPELISRGFVYVRESEELLEESAQLVRKVVDKYVSKQSFEWNNIKQEIRDALNSYLFQQTKRRPMIIPIIMEY; encoded by the coding sequence GTGAGTAAAACAAAAAATGAAGTCATTAGAGTTATCCCGCTGGGAGGCGTAGGCGAAGTCGGTAAAGCGATGTACGTCATCGAGATTGACGAGGAGTTATTCGTCGTCGACAGCGGGCTTATGTTTCCGGAAGATGAAATGCTCGGAATTGATATTGTGATTCCTGACATGACATTCCTGGAGGAAAATAAGGACCGGGTAAAAGGGATTTTCCTGACCCACGGGCATGAAGATGCCATCGGATCGATCGCTTACCTGCTGAAGAAAGTGCAGGCACCGGTCTATGGAACGAAACTGACCCTGGCACTGGCGAAAGAGCATATTAAAGAACTTGGACCAGTCAAGGGAATCAAGTTCTTCGAGGTAACAAACCGGAGCCGGATGAATTTCGACTCGACGCATGTGACGTTTTTCCATACAACCCACAGTATTCCGGATTCACTTGGTGTCGTCTTCCATACATCGGAAGGTGCGATTGTCCATACCGGTGAATTCAAATTCGATCAGTCGGCTTCCGGCAGTTATCAGCCGGATATCGCCAAAATGGCGAAAGTTGGCGAAGATGGTGTATTTATTTTACTGTCGGACTCCACAGAAGCTGAACGCCCGGGTTACACAACATCGGAAAGCGTTATTGCAGATCAGCTGACCCGGACATTCCATTCCTCACAGGGACGGATCCTCGTATCGCTGTTTTCGTCAAACTTCATCAGAATGCAGCAAGTGTTCGATATTGCTGCAGCGACAGGAAGAAAAGTGGCCGTCACCGGACGGACCCTTGAAAATGCGTTTGAAATCGGCCATAAACTCGGTTATTTGACAGTCGGGGAAGAAACGCTGATTCCGTTAAAGGAAATCGATCAGCATTCAGATGATGAAGTGGTGATCATTGTTACAGGCAATCAGGGGGAGCCTCTTGAAGCGCTTGATAAGATGGTGCACCGCCAGCATAAGGATGTCCGGATCAAAGAGACCGATACAGTGCTGATTACGTTTACGCCATCACCCGGCATGGAAGTGCCGATGTACCAGACGATGAATAAACTGGCAAAAGCCGGTGCCAATGTACTGACATCCAGCCGGAAAGTCCATGTCTCCGGCCACGGAAGCCAGGAAGACCTGAAGCTTATGCTGAACATGATGAAGCCGAAATACTTTATCCCGATCCAGGGCGAATATAAGATGCTGATTGCTCACTCCCGGCTTGCCCAGCAAACCGGAATTGAAAAATCCCAGATCTTCATCGCTGAAAAGGGCGACATCGTTGAGCACAGAAAAGGGAAGATGCGCATGAGCGGCCGTGTAACAGCCGGAAATGTGCTGATTGACGGCAGCGGTGTTGGTGATGTCGGTAATATTGTACTGCGGGATCGGAAACTGCTGTCCCAGGATGGTATTTTCATCGTGGTTGTAACGCTGAACCGAAAAGAAAAGAAAATAGCGGCAGGGCCGGAATTGATTTCCCGCGGATTTGTCTATGTCCGTGAATCCGAGGAACTGCTGGAGGAGTCGGCACAGCTTGTCCGGAAAGTCGTGGACAAATACGTCTCGAAGCAATCGTTCGAGTGGAACAATATTAAACAGGAAATCCGTGACGCGCTGAACTCTTATTTGTTCCAGCAGACGAAACGCCGTCCGATGATCATTCCAATTATTATGGAATATTAA
- a CDS encoding GntR family transcriptional regulator, which produces MAIKTDHRHLYLQVIDHMKRDIATGVYKEKEKLPSEFELAKSLGVSRATLREALRILEEENVVVRRHGVGTFVNPEPVFSSGIEQLTSVSDMIRQAGMEPGTIYLSTSAAPPSEEDINRFHCSETESIVKIERVRTADGEPVVYCIDKVPASYLPKDFLGKQSGSIFSAIEESGEIHVDYAVTFIDPAGYHEDASPILQCEPETALLVLKQLHYDDDDRMVLYSKNYFRADKFSFHVVRKRT; this is translated from the coding sequence ATGGCGATTAAGACAGATCATCGGCATTTGTATCTTCAAGTGATCGATCATATGAAACGGGATATTGCAACGGGTGTGTATAAAGAAAAAGAAAAGCTCCCGTCCGAATTTGAACTTGCTAAATCGCTCGGCGTCAGCCGAGCGACATTGCGGGAAGCTCTCCGGATTCTTGAAGAGGAAAATGTCGTAGTCAGAAGACATGGCGTCGGTACTTTTGTGAATCCGGAACCTGTTTTTTCCTCCGGCATCGAACAATTGACGAGCGTTTCTGATATGATTCGTCAGGCCGGGATGGAACCGGGGACCATCTATTTAAGCACAAGCGCTGCGCCTCCTTCAGAGGAAGATATTAACCGCTTTCATTGCAGCGAGACAGAGTCGATTGTGAAAATAGAACGGGTGCGGACAGCGGATGGAGAGCCGGTCGTTTACTGCATAGACAAAGTACCGGCTTCTTATCTGCCGAAGGATTTTCTCGGCAAGCAAAGCGGTTCGATTTTCTCTGCGATTGAAGAATCCGGAGAAATCCATGTTGATTATGCGGTCACTTTTATTGATCCTGCAGGCTATCATGAAGATGCATCGCCGATTCTGCAATGCGAACCAGAAACAGCACTGCTGGTGCTGAAACAGCTTCATTACGATGATGACGATCGAATGGTGCTTTATTCAAAAAATTACTTCCGGGCGGATAAATTCAGTTTCCATGTCGTCCGGAAACGAACGTGA
- the yfmF gene encoding EF-P 5-aminopentanol modification-associated protein YfmF, producing the protein MFDTITITDGVNLHVNETKQFKTVSIAIKFKTGLTAGKAAARSVLANILQHSNENYPSHTALRMVLDDLYGTSLYIDATKRGSEHIVSLNVETVNDQYLSEDGVLEKVLNLMHLILFKPNFENDLFKETVFNREKNVVKQRIESIFDDKTRYAQHRLTELAFAGHPASISANGTITDVEVLTNEALRDVYRSMLTEDRIDIYTVGDLSAETVAAYIQRYFPFGSRTPESVQQHPEIPLPAAPRVTETEDMKQGKLHIAYTSPVTFRDEKFPVMQLMNGVFGGYAHSKLFSNVREKESMAYYVSSSYSSQFGLLFVLAGIDQAMDEKAVRLITEQLDDVKKGNISDEELGQTKALLTNQLKEALDSARGQIEIYDQYMNLTPEFESAYLIEKWQQVTKEEIADAANDLSLHMIYFLTGQEGEPNDE; encoded by the coding sequence ATGTTTGACACGATTACGATCACGGATGGCGTCAATCTGCACGTCAATGAAACAAAACAATTCAAGACTGTAAGCATCGCGATTAAATTTAAGACCGGCCTGACTGCCGGCAAAGCGGCGGCCCGATCGGTGCTTGCGAATATCCTGCAGCACAGCAATGAGAACTATCCGTCCCATACAGCACTCCGGATGGTGCTGGACGATCTGTATGGCACATCTCTTTATATAGATGCCACAAAGCGGGGGTCTGAACACATCGTCAGCCTTAACGTGGAAACGGTGAATGATCAGTACCTGTCGGAGGACGGTGTGCTGGAAAAAGTGCTGAACCTGATGCACTTGATCCTGTTCAAACCGAATTTCGAAAACGACTTATTCAAAGAGACGGTATTCAACCGGGAGAAAAATGTCGTGAAGCAGCGGATTGAATCTATTTTTGATGACAAGACCCGCTATGCACAGCACCGGCTGACCGAACTGGCCTTTGCCGGGCATCCGGCATCGATTTCAGCCAATGGCACGATCACCGATGTGGAAGTGCTGACCAATGAAGCGTTACGGGATGTGTACCGGTCGATGCTGACAGAAGACCGGATCGATATTTACACAGTCGGCGACTTGTCAGCCGAAACAGTCGCTGCCTATATCCAACGATACTTCCCATTCGGAAGCAGAACGCCTGAATCCGTTCAGCAGCATCCTGAAATCCCACTACCTGCGGCACCGCGGGTGACTGAAACAGAAGATATGAAACAGGGCAAGCTGCATATCGCCTATACATCACCGGTCACATTCCGCGACGAGAAGTTTCCCGTCATGCAGTTGATGAACGGTGTCTTCGGCGGCTATGCACACTCTAAATTATTTTCCAATGTGCGGGAAAAGGAAAGCATGGCTTATTATGTCTCCAGCTCGTATTCATCCCAATTCGGGCTGCTATTCGTGCTGGCCGGTATTGATCAGGCAATGGATGAAAAGGCGGTCCGGCTGATCACTGAACAGCTTGATGATGTGAAAAAAGGAAATATTTCAGATGAAGAACTCGGTCAGACAAAAGCCTTGCTGACGAATCAGCTGAAAGAAGCGCTCGATTCGGCACGGGGCCAGATCGAAATCTATGATCAGTATATGAATTTGACGCCAGAGTTCGAATCGGCGTATTTGATAGAAAAATGGCAGCAGGTGACAAAGGAAGAAATTGCAGACGCAGCTAATGACCTATCATTGCATATGATCTATTTCCTGACTGGCCAAGAGGGGGAACCGAACGATGAATAA
- a CDS encoding ABC transporter ATP-binding protein, whose protein sequence is MEYVIEMLNIRKEFGSFVANDNITLQVKKGEIHALLGENGAGKSTLMNVLFGLYQPEGGEIRVKGKPVDITDPNVANNQGIGMVHQHFMLVENFTVTENIILGNELTKAGVVNKKEASKRVQKLSEQYGLNVDPNAKIEDISVGMQQRVEILKTLYRGAEILIFDEPTASLTPQEITELIQIMQRLIAEGKSIILITHKLKEIMDVSDRVTIIRKGQGVGTVNTAETNPDELASLMVGRQVEFRTEKGEAHPKEVVLSVKDLTVTDYRGIEKVKKLNLTVRQGEIVGIAGIDGNGQSELIEAITGLRKVKSGTVAINGKDVTGFKPRKVTEAGVGHIPQDRHKHGLVLDFPVGHNISLQTYYLPPISKNGVIHYDRIAARAREIIEKYDVRTQSEMTPARALSGGNQQKAIIGREVERDPDLLIAALPTRGLDVGAIEFIHSRLIEQRDRGKAVLLISFELDEVMNVSDRIAVIYDGQIIDEVLPEATSEQELGLLMAGHSVRTTKEGAEPHVK, encoded by the coding sequence GTGGAATACGTAATTGAAATGCTTAATATCCGAAAAGAGTTCGGATCGTTCGTCGCGAACGACAATATAACCCTGCAAGTAAAAAAAGGGGAGATCCATGCGCTTCTTGGCGAAAACGGAGCGGGGAAATCAACGCTGATGAATGTTCTGTTCGGACTGTATCAACCGGAGGGCGGCGAAATCCGCGTTAAAGGAAAACCGGTTGACATCACAGACCCGAATGTTGCGAATAATCAGGGCATCGGAATGGTCCACCAGCACTTCATGCTGGTAGAAAATTTCACAGTGACAGAAAACATTATTTTGGGAAACGAATTGACAAAAGCAGGAGTAGTCAATAAAAAAGAGGCTTCTAAACGTGTGCAGAAGCTATCTGAACAATATGGGCTGAATGTGGACCCGAATGCGAAAATTGAAGATATTTCAGTCGGCATGCAGCAGCGCGTTGAAATTTTGAAAACGCTTTATCGCGGTGCAGAGATTTTGATTTTTGATGAGCCGACGGCCTCACTCACACCGCAGGAAATTACAGAATTGATTCAGATCATGCAGCGGCTGATTGCTGAGGGAAAGTCGATCATACTCATCACACACAAGTTAAAAGAAATCATGGATGTTTCCGACCGGGTGACGATCATCCGAAAAGGCCAAGGGGTCGGAACAGTCAATACAGCCGAGACGAATCCGGATGAACTGGCTTCGTTGATGGTCGGCCGGCAAGTGGAATTCAGAACAGAAAAAGGTGAAGCGCATCCAAAAGAGGTTGTGTTATCCGTAAAAGATCTGACAGTCACGGATTACCGCGGAATTGAGAAAGTGAAAAAACTGAATCTGACGGTCCGTCAAGGAGAAATTGTCGGAATAGCGGGAATTGACGGCAATGGCCAATCGGAACTGATTGAAGCAATCACCGGTCTCCGGAAAGTGAAAAGCGGCACGGTGGCGATCAATGGCAAGGATGTAACGGGATTCAAACCGCGTAAAGTGACAGAAGCAGGAGTCGGTCATATTCCGCAGGACCGGCATAAACACGGACTCGTTCTGGATTTTCCGGTGGGTCATAACATCTCTCTGCAGACTTATTATTTACCGCCGATTTCAAAGAATGGCGTCATTCATTATGACCGCATTGCAGCACGGGCGCGTGAAATCATTGAAAAGTATGATGTCCGTACCCAAAGTGAAATGACACCGGCCCGTGCGCTTTCGGGGGGGAACCAGCAGAAAGCGATCATCGGCCGTGAAGTTGAACGGGATCCCGATTTGCTGATTGCTGCGCTGCCAACGCGCGGCCTTGATGTTGGTGCCATCGAATTTATTCACAGCAGATTGATCGAACAGCGGGATCGCGGGAAGGCCGTTCTGCTCATCTCGTTTGAACTTGATGAAGTCATGAACGTCTCCGACCGGATTGCCGTCATTTACGACGGACAAATCATTGATGAAGTGCTGCCTGAAGCAACTTCTGAACAGGAACTGGGCCTCTTGATGGCCGGGCACTCTGTACGTACGACGAAAGAAGGTGCTGAACCGCATGTCAAATAA
- a CDS encoding FtsK/SpoIIIE family DNA translocase gives MARSRPKKKTKTKRKPKQTSSFIAHEVAGLLMIGLALLILFEFGLAGRALANAGTFLLGWFGILIPIALIVSAVYLMVKRKKPVIRLKLAVGWAFIFTGLLLCVHLFWAQTMILAITSDNVLTETARATQISGTVWTEYTASGSGMAGALLYAPLHVLLDSGGMVILAIILMSIGVIILTGKTAAPYLAEKAPVLFNSLAGIAKKRFKRSPAKKKKKRTRPVAPKVAAEQGPADPVYPQHTYDVEPDEEEEQEEQAPIISAFTENVKRRKEEVPAEPAAEQAETELEVAAATEETGTDIEIISRDDETENEDYQLPPITLLDPPHSSDQSGEVAGIQQNARKLEKTFQSFGVRAKVTQIHLGPAVTKYEIMPDTGVKVSKIVNLHDDLALALAARDIRIEAPIPGKSAIGIEVPNSEVAVVSLREVLESEENNRPDKKLLVVLGRDVSGKAVLAELNKMPHLLVAGSTGSGKSVCINGIITSILMRAKPHEVKMMMIDPKMVELNVYNGIPHLLAPVVTDPRKAAQALKKVVSEMERRYELFSHTGTRNIEGYNEYVQVFNDENEEKHPKLPYIVVIVDELADLMMVASSEVEDAITRLAQMARAAGIHLIIATQRPSVNVITGVIKANIPARIAFSVSSAIDSRTILDMGGAEKLLGRGDMLFLGSGASKPVRVQGAFLSDTEVEKITDFAIEQQKAQYQEEMIPGEVSETAPAEETDEIYDEAVQLVSEMQTASVSMLQRRFRVGYSRAARIIDQMEQRGVVGPYEGSKPRTVLVPKPEDM, from the coding sequence ATGGCTCGGTCCCGTCCGAAGAAAAAGACTAAGACAAAGAGAAAACCGAAACAGACATCTTCATTCATCGCCCACGAAGTGGCCGGACTCCTGATGATCGGACTTGCACTTTTAATCCTGTTCGAGTTTGGGTTGGCTGGCCGGGCACTGGCAAATGCAGGCACCTTCCTGCTCGGCTGGTTTGGAATTCTTATTCCCATCGCCTTGATCGTCAGTGCAGTTTATCTGATGGTGAAGCGGAAGAAACCGGTGATTCGGCTGAAACTGGCGGTTGGCTGGGCTTTTATCTTTACCGGCCTTCTGCTGTGCGTGCATTTGTTTTGGGCGCAGACGATGATTTTAGCGATCACGTCCGATAATGTGCTGACAGAAACTGCACGGGCTACACAGATCTCGGGAACTGTCTGGACAGAATACACGGCTTCAGGCAGCGGGATGGCGGGTGCGTTATTGTATGCACCGCTTCATGTCCTGCTTGATTCCGGCGGTATGGTGATTCTGGCGATTATTCTGATGTCAATCGGGGTCATCATCCTGACAGGCAAGACAGCGGCGCCCTATCTCGCAGAAAAAGCGCCCGTACTATTCAATTCATTGGCAGGCATTGCGAAAAAACGATTCAAACGGTCACCTGCAAAGAAGAAGAAAAAACGGACCCGGCCTGTTGCACCGAAAGTGGCTGCAGAACAGGGTCCGGCAGATCCGGTTTATCCACAGCATACCTATGATGTTGAACCGGATGAAGAGGAAGAACAAGAAGAACAGGCGCCGATCATTTCTGCTTTCACAGAGAATGTGAAAAGGAGAAAAGAAGAAGTGCCGGCCGAGCCGGCAGCAGAGCAAGCAGAGACAGAACTGGAAGTGGCTGCTGCGACGGAAGAGACCGGAACGGACATCGAAATCATCAGCCGGGATGATGAGACCGAGAACGAGGATTATCAGCTGCCGCCGATCACCTTGCTGGATCCGCCTCATTCGAGTGACCAAAGCGGCGAAGTGGCAGGCATCCAACAGAACGCCCGGAAGCTTGAGAAGACCTTCCAAAGTTTTGGCGTCCGCGCGAAAGTAACGCAGATTCACCTTGGCCCGGCGGTTACGAAATATGAAATTATGCCTGACACCGGCGTGAAAGTCAGTAAAATCGTTAATTTGCACGATGATCTGGCCTTGGCCCTGGCTGCCCGGGACATCCGGATTGAAGCGCCGATTCCAGGGAAGTCCGCGATCGGCATTGAGGTGCCGAACTCTGAAGTGGCAGTCGTGAGTCTCCGGGAAGTGTTGGAATCAGAAGAAAATAACCGGCCGGATAAGAAACTGCTGGTAGTGCTTGGCCGTGACGTTTCCGGAAAAGCGGTACTTGCGGAATTGAACAAAATGCCGCATTTGCTGGTTGCCGGTTCAACAGGCAGCGGGAAGAGTGTGTGCATCAACGGGATCATCACAAGCATCCTGATGCGGGCGAAACCGCATGAAGTCAAAATGATGATGATTGACCCGAAAATGGTGGAGCTGAATGTCTATAATGGTATTCCGCATCTGCTCGCCCCCGTTGTGACGGATCCGCGCAAGGCGGCCCAGGCGCTGAAAAAAGTTGTATCAGAAATGGAACGAAGATATGAACTGTTTTCGCATACCGGTACCCGAAACATTGAAGGATACAACGAATACGTACAAGTTTTCAACGATGAAAATGAAGAGAAGCATCCGAAACTGCCTTATATCGTTGTAATCGTCGATGAGCTGGCAGACTTGATGATGGTTGCCTCCAGTGAAGTGGAAGATGCCATTACACGTCTCGCACAAATGGCCCGGGCAGCAGGTATTCATCTGATTATTGCGACCCAGCGGCCGAGCGTGAACGTTATCACCGGTGTTATTAAAGCGAATATTCCTGCCCGAATAGCATTTTCCGTATCTTCCGCGATCGATTCGCGTACCATTCTTGATATGGGCGGTGCTGAGAAACTGCTGGGCCGGGGCGACATGCTGTTTCTCGGATCAGGTGCTTCCAAGCCGGTCCGCGTACAAGGCGCTTTTCTGTCAGACACGGAAGTGGAGAAAATTACGGATTTTGCAATCGAGCAACAGAAAGCCCAGTATCAGGAGGAAATGATTCCCGGTGAAGTGAGCGAAACCGCTCCGGCAGAAGAGACCGATGAAATTTATGATGAAGCGGTTCAGCTTGTCTCTGAGATGCAGACGGCTTCTGTTTCAATGCTTCAGCGGAGATTCCGGGTCGGCTATTCGAGGGCAGCCCGGATTATCGATCAAATGGAACAGCGCGGTGTCGTTGGCCCTTATGAAGGAAGCAAACCCCGGACTGTACTGGTGCCGAAACCGGAAGATATGTGA
- a CDS encoding ABC transporter permease yields the protein MSPLEIFYFLVSSAIFYAAPLIIVAIGGVFSERSGVVNIGLEGLMVIGAFTGIVFNLFFVDALGEFTPWVSLIIAMITGTLFSLLLAIAAVSFRADQVVTGVAINLLAIAVAIFLVKLIFQKGQTDIISVNFSQIRISFLRDIPIIGDMYWTSLLAIAIAFISWAVIYYTPFGLRLRAVGEHPAAADTMGVNVTKMRYVAVMISGALGGLGGAIYAQTISNDFGHATITGQGFMALAAMIFGKWHPLGAMGAALFFGFAQSLSIVGPSLPFFSEIPTVFLYILPYVLTILALAGFIGRASAPKASGTPYIKGNR from the coding sequence ATGAGTCCTCTTGAGATTTTTTATTTTCTTGTCTCATCAGCTATTTTCTACGCAGCGCCTCTAATCATTGTGGCAATCGGGGGGGTATTCTCTGAACGCTCAGGTGTCGTAAACATCGGATTGGAAGGCCTCATGGTCATCGGGGCATTTACCGGCATTGTCTTCAACTTGTTTTTTGTGGATGCGCTCGGCGAGTTTACGCCTTGGGTATCGCTGATTATCGCGATGATTACTGGCACGCTGTTTTCGCTGTTGCTGGCAATTGCTGCTGTGTCTTTCCGCGCAGACCAGGTTGTTACCGGGGTTGCAATCAACCTGCTGGCGATCGCTGTTGCAATTTTCCTGGTTAAGCTGATTTTCCAGAAAGGCCAAACAGATATCATATCGGTTAACTTCTCGCAAATCAGAATTTCTTTTCTTCGGGACATTCCGATTATCGGTGATATGTACTGGACGTCGCTTCTCGCAATCGCAATTGCGTTTATCTCATGGGCCGTCATTTACTATACACCATTCGGATTGCGTCTCCGGGCTGTCGGTGAACACCCGGCAGCGGCTGACACCATGGGTGTGAATGTCACGAAAATGCGTTATGTCGCTGTCATGATTTCCGGTGCGCTCGGCGGTTTGGGCGGTGCAATCTATGCACAGACGATTTCAAATGATTTCGGACATGCTACAATCACCGGCCAGGGATTCATGGCGCTAGCCGCCATGATCTTCGGTAAGTGGCATCCGCTCGGCGCAATGGGAGCCGCTTTATTCTTCGGATTCGCCCAGTCACTCAGCATTGTCGGGCCGTCACTGCCGTTTTTCTCGGAAATCCCGACAGTGTTCTTGTACATTCTGCCTTACGTCCTGACGATTTTGGCACTCGCCGGTTTCATCGGACGGGCAAGCGCACCAAAAGCAAGCGGTACACCTTACATCAAAGGAAATCGTTAA
- a CDS encoding BMP family lipoprotein gives MAKRKFGLGLSLLLTTSALLGACGAEEGAVEEEEGAAEEVVEEEVFSVAMVTDVGGIDDKSFNQSAWEGIQRFGGDNALEEGDGGYAYLQSASDADYNTNLNNLIRRDFDLVFGIGFLMEGAIAEIAQQQPEQNLAIIDAVVEEPNVASVLFKEQEGAFLAGVAAALMTETGKVGFVGGMEIPVIERFEAGFLAGVEAADPEVEVDVQYTGAFDKAELGKTTANRMYSAGADIIFHAAGATGNGVFTEAKERVEQDPDANVWVIGVDADQYEEGAVGDTNVTLTSVLKRVDNAVYDISTLAMNGEFPGGETIVYGLEDEGVDLADSRGAITEDVLAQIEEFKAQIVSGDIVVPETVE, from the coding sequence ATGGCAAAACGTAAATTCGGTTTAGGTCTTTCACTGTTGCTGACAACAAGCGCGTTACTTGGCGCATGTGGTGCAGAAGAAGGGGCAGTGGAAGAGGAAGAAGGCGCAGCAGAAGAAGTAGTCGAAGAAGAAGTATTTTCTGTAGCAATGGTTACGGATGTCGGCGGAATCGATGACAAGTCGTTCAACCAGTCGGCATGGGAAGGCATCCAGCGCTTCGGTGGGGATAACGCTCTCGAAGAGGGTGACGGCGGCTATGCTTACCTGCAGTCTGCTTCGGATGCTGACTACAATACGAACCTGAACAACCTGATCCGTCGTGATTTTGATCTCGTATTCGGCATCGGATTCCTTATGGAAGGTGCGATTGCTGAAATTGCACAACAGCAGCCGGAACAGAATCTCGCTATCATTGATGCTGTTGTAGAAGAGCCAAACGTAGCCAGCGTACTTTTCAAAGAACAAGAAGGCGCGTTCCTGGCAGGTGTAGCTGCAGCTCTTATGACTGAAACAGGCAAAGTCGGCTTTGTCGGCGGTATGGAAATCCCTGTTATCGAGCGTTTTGAAGCAGGATTCCTTGCAGGAGTGGAAGCAGCAGATCCTGAAGTGGAAGTGGATGTGCAGTATACAGGTGCGTTTGATAAAGCGGAACTTGGTAAAACAACTGCGAACCGCATGTACTCAGCAGGCGCGGATATCATCTTCCATGCAGCGGGTGCAACTGGAAACGGTGTATTCACTGAAGCAAAAGAACGCGTTGAGCAGGATCCTGATGCAAATGTATGGGTTATCGGCGTAGATGCTGACCAGTACGAAGAAGGGGCTGTCGGCGACACGAACGTCACGCTCACATCTGTATTGAAGCGGGTCGATAATGCCGTTTACGATATTTCAACACTTGCAATGAACGGGGAATTCCCTGGCGGCGAAACAATTGTCTATGGTCTTGAAGACGAAGGGGTTGACCTTGCGGATTCACGCGGAGCGATCACTGAAGACGTGCTAGCGCAGATTGAAGAATTCAAGGCACAGATCGTTAGCGGAGATATTGTCGTTCCAGAAACAGTGGAATAA